One window from the genome of Haladaptatus paucihalophilus DX253 encodes:
- a CDS encoding DUF5518 domain-containing protein, producing the protein MDFKAKAIAYGIVATIIVGLLSGAGIPFTDMTLPVVGAGLTGIIGGLVAGYVSGTKLDDGALNGGVATAAGAIVALVILTIGGLLAGPVPAMGLFAFGVLFVVVAAIPGIVGGALGSWLNGRSERRAAARPA; encoded by the coding sequence ATGGACTTCAAAGCAAAAGCTATCGCATACGGAATCGTCGCAACCATCATCGTCGGCCTCCTCAGTGGTGCTGGCATCCCGTTCACGGACATGACGCTACCGGTCGTCGGTGCTGGCCTGACTGGCATCATCGGTGGACTGGTGGCAGGGTACGTCTCCGGAACGAAACTCGACGACGGCGCGCTCAACGGCGGCGTCGCAACTGCCGCGGGGGCCATCGTCGCGCTCGTCATTCTGACTATCGGCGGACTGCTCGCCGGTCCGGTCCCGGCGATGGGCCTGTTCGCCTTCGGCGTGCTGTTCGTCGTCGTCGCGGCAATCCCCGGCATCGTCGGCGGCGCGCTCGGCTCGTGGCTCAACGGTCGCTCGGAACGGCGCGCCGCGGCGCGGCCCGCCTGA
- the ribB gene encoding 3,4-dihydroxy-2-butanone-4-phosphate synthase, producing MSQTTAAAVEAAISAFREGSPVLVHDAADREGETDLIYPAGAVTPDAVSRLRNDAGGLVCVALSHDVAETFDLDYMDDIIDHPASEGHELGYDSRSSFSLTVNHRDTYTGITDDDRSLTIRELANVAATPAEIDFASEFRAPGHVHLLKAAPELLAERQGHTELGIALAGAADRAPAVVVCEMLDDETGGALSPADARAYAERHEFPYLEGSEIIESLD from the coding sequence ATGAGCCAAACAACCGCCGCGGCGGTCGAAGCGGCAATCTCCGCGTTCCGTGAGGGTTCGCCCGTCCTCGTCCACGACGCGGCCGACCGCGAAGGCGAGACCGACCTCATCTATCCCGCCGGTGCGGTTACCCCGGATGCCGTTTCACGACTTCGAAACGATGCCGGTGGACTGGTCTGTGTCGCCCTCTCACACGACGTCGCCGAAACCTTCGACCTCGATTACATGGACGACATCATCGACCACCCCGCGAGCGAGGGCCACGAACTCGGCTACGATTCGCGCTCGTCGTTCTCGTTGACCGTGAACCACCGCGATACCTACACCGGTATCACGGACGACGACCGTTCATTGACGATTCGGGAACTCGCAAACGTGGCCGCGACCCCCGCCGAAATCGACTTCGCCTCCGAGTTCCGTGCACCGGGACACGTCCACTTGCTCAAGGCCGCCCCCGAACTACTCGCCGAGCGACAGGGCCACACCGAACTCGGTATCGCCCTCGCGGGCGCGGCCGACCGCGCCCCCGCCGTCGTCGTCTGTGAGATGTTGGACGACGAAACCGGCGGTGCACTGTCCCCCGCGGACGCACGCGCATACGCCGAGCGCCACGAGTTCCCCTACCTCGAAGGGTCGGAGATAATCGAATCGCTCGACTGA
- a CDS encoding DUF120 domain-containing protein — protein sequence MSATSLVVGYDELAALKLLALDGALESEVKVSCADLADRLDASNQTASRRLQRLDDAGLITREIVSNGQWVAITDDGEWELKREYEDYRRIFEDLSGVDLSGTVTGGMGEGKHYISLSGYMEQFIDRLGYEPYPGTLNVELSAESVRARSAMDALDPVSIDAWEDGDRTYGPAVCYPAAIEATDGESYEPVHVIAPERTHHDEDQLELIAATKLRDELGLEDGDHVTVHIEERQ from the coding sequence ATGTCAGCGACATCGCTCGTGGTTGGGTACGACGAACTCGCCGCGTTGAAACTGCTCGCCCTCGACGGGGCGCTCGAAAGCGAGGTCAAAGTCTCGTGTGCCGACCTCGCCGACCGCCTCGACGCGTCCAATCAGACGGCATCGCGCCGTCTCCAGCGCTTGGACGATGCGGGTCTCATCACGCGCGAAATCGTCAGCAACGGGCAGTGGGTCGCCATCACCGACGACGGCGAGTGGGAACTGAAACGCGAGTACGAGGATTACCGCAGAATCTTCGAGGACCTCTCCGGCGTCGACCTCTCGGGAACCGTCACCGGCGGGATGGGCGAAGGGAAACACTACATCTCGCTGTCGGGCTACATGGAACAGTTCATCGACCGGCTGGGCTACGAACCGTATCCGGGAACGCTGAACGTCGAACTCTCCGCCGAAAGCGTCCGCGCTCGCTCGGCGATGGACGCGCTCGACCCCGTCTCCATCGACGCGTGGGAGGACGGCGACCGAACCTACGGTCCCGCCGTCTGCTATCCCGCCGCCATCGAAGCGACGGACGGCGAGTCGTACGAACCCGTTCACGTCATCGCTCCCGAACGAACCCATCACGACGAGGACCAGTTGGAACTCATCGCGGCGACGAAACTCCGCGACGAACTCGGTCTGGAAGACGGTGACCACGTTACGGTCCACATCGAGGAGAGACAATGA
- a CDS encoding alpha-amylase domain-containing protein has product MVAEDNVTHTENGREGQSAADEGRNERAEAADEGRARRADLTRRAFVGGLSVVGLGAGLPALSDRAAAAGEPVHFQYFHETWPTITDNLSTVADRGYDAVWIQAPQKSDLTWSDQSGRNDPPLGYQPVDYTVFDSEFGTEAELQALIDEAHTQGLEVFVDCVMNHMATGYDYDFPRFSYNDFHHDVGSIDDWSDDHQVEHGELLGLPDLAQYESSTSEYVRGELMNYMEKIASMGADGYRYDAVKHVEEKYWSDYANPKADDLGMSRIGEVYSGSIDYVQGYVDTGMDAFDYPLYYTLGDVFSGGDMSQLQGAGLIGQDPFHAHPFVQNHDADAPSQYHLAHAFVLTSEGVPMIYNLYPNAILDDSDINNMVWVKTNLAGGETYWRHADSDLGVYERYNNLLVGINNGGSNRTQSVYTSWTNTTLHDYSGTSGDVTTDGSGWVDITVPSEGWVFYAPN; this is encoded by the coding sequence ATGGTGGCAGAAGATAACGTAACTCACACAGAAAACGGTCGAGAAGGGCAATCAGCGGCGGACGAAGGGAGAAACGAGAGAGCAGAAGCAGCGGACGAAGGGAGGGCCAGACGAGCGGACCTGACGCGCCGGGCGTTCGTCGGCGGCCTGTCCGTCGTCGGTTTGGGGGCGGGACTGCCCGCACTCTCGGACCGTGCGGCGGCGGCGGGTGAACCGGTGCACTTCCAGTACTTCCACGAGACGTGGCCGACCATCACGGACAACCTCTCGACGGTCGCCGACAGGGGGTACGACGCGGTGTGGATACAGGCACCCCAGAAGAGCGACCTGACGTGGAGCGACCAGAGCGGACGCAACGACCCGCCGCTCGGCTATCAACCGGTGGACTACACCGTGTTCGATAGCGAGTTCGGGACGGAGGCGGAACTCCAAGCACTCATCGACGAGGCGCACACGCAAGGGCTGGAGGTGTTCGTCGATTGCGTGATGAACCACATGGCGACGGGATACGACTACGACTTCCCGCGCTTTTCGTACAACGACTTCCACCACGACGTCGGGTCCATCGACGACTGGAGCGACGACCATCAGGTCGAACACGGCGAACTCCTCGGACTCCCCGACCTCGCGCAGTACGAATCGTCCACCTCGGAGTACGTCCGCGGCGAGTTGATGAACTACATGGAGAAGATAGCGTCCATGGGTGCGGACGGCTACCGCTACGATGCGGTCAAACACGTCGAGGAGAAGTACTGGAGCGATTACGCGAACCCGAAGGCGGACGACCTCGGCATGAGTAGAATCGGCGAGGTGTACAGCGGCAGCATCGATTACGTACAGGGCTACGTCGATACCGGAATGGACGCGTTCGACTACCCCCTGTACTACACCCTCGGTGACGTGTTCTCCGGCGGCGACATGAGCCAACTGCAAGGCGCGGGTCTCATCGGGCAAGACCCGTTCCACGCCCACCCGTTCGTCCAGAACCACGACGCGGATGCGCCATCGCAGTACCACCTCGCACACGCGTTCGTCCTCACCAGCGAGGGCGTCCCGATGATTTACAACCTCTACCCGAACGCCATCCTCGACGACAGCGACATCAACAACATGGTCTGGGTGAAAACGAACCTCGCCGGGGGCGAGACGTACTGGCGACACGCGGACAGCGACCTCGGAGTCTACGAGCGGTACAACAACCTGCTGGTCGGCATCAACAACGGGGGAAGCAATCGCACCCAGTCGGTGTACACCTCGTGGACGAACACGACCCTCCACGACTACAGCGGCACGTCCGGCGACGTGACCACGGACGGGAGCGGGTGGGTCGATATCACGGTCCCGTCGGAAGGCTGGGTGTTCTACGCGCCGAACTGA
- a CDS encoding cupin domain-containing protein translates to MEKVTLDAAFDTFDEHWSPRLAAELNGQAVKLAKLEGEFVWHRHDDADEMFLVTRGQLRIEFREEEDVVLDEGEFVVVPRGVEHRPVADEEAEVLLFEPAGTTNTGNVESELTKTDLEEV, encoded by the coding sequence ATGGAGAAAGTCACGCTCGACGCCGCGTTCGACACCTTCGACGAACACTGGTCACCCCGACTCGCGGCCGAACTGAACGGGCAAGCCGTCAAACTCGCCAAACTGGAGGGCGAGTTCGTCTGGCACCGCCACGACGACGCTGACGAGATGTTCCTCGTGACGAGGGGTCAACTCCGCATCGAGTTTCGGGAGGAAGAGGACGTGGTGCTGGACGAAGGCGAATTCGTCGTCGTTCCGCGGGGCGTCGAACACCGACCGGTCGCCGATGAGGAAGCCGAAGTACTCCTGTTCGAACCGGCGGGAACGACGAACACCGGCAACGTCGAGAGCGAGCTGACGAAGACGGACCTCGAAGAGGTGTAG
- the twy1 gene encoding 4-demethylwyosine synthase TYW1: protein MSESDTVEETSASNRDASDSDDGPKQVSSPNYHSENHTAAQTCGWTANALRGEGKCYKNIFYGIESHRCIQMTPVVKCNERCVFCWRDHRGHSYELGDVEWDDPEAVVDASIRLQRKLLSGFGGNDEVPREIFEESMEPRHVAISLDGEPTLYPYLPELIEAFHDRDITTFLVSNGTNPEMLERCDPTQLYVSVDAADRATFDHVVRAVDDDAWEKLIDTMDVLAEKDDTRTVIRTTLVGGENVANPDWYAAFYERADPDFVELKAYMHVGHSRGRLDRTSMLDHEEVVEFTERVGEHMPDHDVLKQVPASRVALLSKTEDTWVPKLKKDSEFWERDSTTWTRLGE, encoded by the coding sequence ATGAGCGAATCGGATACCGTCGAGGAGACTTCGGCGAGCAATCGGGACGCGTCGGATTCCGATGACGGACCGAAACAGGTCTCCTCCCCGAACTACCACAGCGAGAACCACACCGCCGCCCAGACCTGCGGCTGGACGGCGAACGCGCTTCGCGGGGAAGGAAAATGCTACAAGAACATCTTCTACGGCATCGAATCCCACCGCTGTATCCAGATGACGCCGGTCGTGAAGTGTAACGAACGCTGTGTCTTCTGCTGGCGCGACCACCGCGGGCACTCCTACGAACTCGGCGACGTGGAGTGGGACGACCCCGAAGCGGTCGTGGACGCGAGCATCCGCCTCCAGCGCAAACTCCTGTCGGGATTCGGCGGTAACGACGAGGTGCCCCGAGAAATTTTCGAAGAGTCGATGGAACCGCGCCACGTCGCCATTTCGCTCGATGGCGAACCGACGCTGTATCCCTACCTTCCGGAACTCATCGAGGCGTTCCACGACCGGGACATCACCACGTTCCTCGTGAGCAACGGGACGAACCCCGAGATGCTGGAACGGTGCGACCCGACGCAACTCTACGTCAGCGTGGACGCCGCGGACCGCGCCACCTTCGACCACGTGGTCCGGGCCGTGGACGACGACGCGTGGGAGAAACTCATCGACACGATGGACGTGCTGGCCGAGAAGGACGACACGCGAACCGTCATCCGAACCACGCTCGTCGGCGGGGAGAACGTCGCTAACCCCGACTGGTACGCCGCCTTCTACGAGCGCGCCGACCCGGATTTCGTCGAACTGAAGGCGTACATGCACGTCGGCCACTCGCGCGGCCGTCTCGACCGCACGTCCATGCTCGACCACGAGGAGGTCGTCGAGTTCACCGAACGGGTGGGCGAACACATGCCCGACCACGACGTGCTGAAGCAGGTTCCCGCCTCGCGGGTCGCACTGCTCTCGAAAACGGAGGATACGTGGGTGCCGAAACTGAAGAAGGACAGCGAGTTCTGGGAACGCGATTCGACGACGTGGACGCGTCTGGGCGAGTAG
- a CDS encoding outer membrane protein assembly factor BamB family protein, with protein MDITRSFAPEPNVRWTFELEEEPKSGSLLLDGATVYVATNDRLAGHSVVTGDRRWETAFDTGGITPVAVRDGTVYASDGDVVHALNSTESTGTFGNERWRARGGDRIATTEEMVYLGAGTLDARSSWNGKLRWRFAGDEPIHRKPVVHDETVYVSDNSGGLYAVSTEDGSERWNAFHNSENPNRSSSQSIAVAGVIPEYDTTHSTGSVLVWDSTYGSVSACAADTGRLRWRFMANDGRKASNATITMAGGRIYVAAGRRLHVLSPATGDERWHVTLPDEISGSIHSDGFSVFVGTTGGEVYSFARKNGTQRWSFGTEEDGTTRSRTDDYGRPIAWQGKELDALDASGELRWKRRFESPPCCPPSVANDFVYVLTGDGTIHALGTAESAPIFGAIQVAKSLDWIPVFGAVVGSTALAGAVWKLHSSGDETEGEMRESADEPEYPTWNGYELHERLDAETHLARTMDGDTVLLRRFTDPPETFERDAKEWKKLGVDGVQQVLGWGIGPEPWVAVERVNGRTASEIAATLDEGNAVDVVGRAAEIVHLAHKRGVFHESLSPENVVVTDSGVVVTDWRFTGTGDGRERSVPADVRRLGGLVRSLLSDEPSEPLRDVLERAAASDPDERYESALAFADMLRWAARNR; from the coding sequence ATGGACATCACACGCTCTTTCGCACCGGAACCGAACGTTCGGTGGACGTTCGAATTGGAAGAGGAACCGAAATCGGGATCACTCCTTCTCGACGGGGCGACCGTTTACGTGGCGACGAACGACAGGTTGGCCGGCCATTCTGTGGTGACAGGTGACCGACGATGGGAAACCGCCTTCGATACGGGCGGAATTACTCCGGTTGCCGTCAGGGACGGCACCGTCTATGCGAGCGACGGCGATGTCGTCCACGCCCTGAATTCGACTGAATCGACCGGAACATTCGGAAACGAACGCTGGCGCGCCCGAGGAGGCGACCGTATCGCAACGACGGAAGAGATGGTGTATCTGGGCGCGGGAACGCTGGATGCGCGTTCTTCGTGGAACGGGAAACTTCGCTGGCGGTTCGCCGGTGACGAGCCGATACATCGGAAACCGGTAGTACACGACGAAACGGTGTACGTCTCGGACAACAGTGGAGGACTGTACGCGGTTTCCACGGAAGACGGGAGCGAACGATGGAATGCGTTCCACAACAGCGAGAATCCGAATCGCTCCTCGTCGCAATCCATAGCAGTCGCAGGGGTCATCCCGGAATACGACACGACGCATTCGACCGGAAGCGTACTCGTGTGGGATTCGACGTACGGGAGCGTGTCCGCCTGTGCGGCGGACACAGGCCGTCTGCGGTGGCGATTCATGGCGAACGACGGACGAAAAGCGTCGAACGCAACGATAACCATGGCTGGAGGGCGGATTTACGTCGCCGCCGGTCGGCGGCTACACGTACTCTCGCCAGCCACCGGAGACGAACGGTGGCACGTCACGCTTCCAGATGAAATATCCGGGAGCATCCACTCCGACGGGTTCAGCGTGTTCGTCGGAACGACCGGTGGGGAGGTCTATAGTTTCGCCCGGAAAAACGGGACGCAACGGTGGAGCTTCGGCACGGAAGAAGACGGAACAACGAGGAGCAGAACCGACGATTACGGCCGCCCTATCGCGTGGCAGGGGAAGGAATTGGACGCGTTGGACGCAAGTGGAGAGCTTCGCTGGAAGCGGCGGTTCGAAAGTCCACCGTGCTGTCCTCCGAGCGTAGCGAACGATTTCGTCTACGTGCTTACGGGTGATGGGACCATTCACGCCCTCGGGACGGCCGAATCAGCACCGATATTTGGAGCGATACAGGTCGCAAAATCGCTCGATTGGATACCCGTCTTCGGCGCAGTCGTCGGAAGCACGGCACTTGCCGGTGCGGTGTGGAAACTCCATTCATCGGGCGACGAGACGGAGGGGGAGATGAGGGAGTCTGCCGACGAACCCGAGTATCCGACGTGGAACGGCTACGAACTCCACGAGCGATTGGACGCCGAAACGCATCTCGCTCGAACGATGGACGGCGATACCGTTCTCCTACGGCGATTCACCGATCCGCCGGAAACATTCGAGCGAGACGCGAAGGAGTGGAAAAAGCTCGGTGTCGATGGCGTCCAGCAGGTGCTCGGCTGGGGCATCGGCCCGGAGCCGTGGGTAGCGGTAGAACGCGTGAACGGACGAACGGCCTCCGAAATCGCTGCAACGCTCGACGAGGGGAACGCCGTGGATGTCGTCGGACGGGCGGCCGAAATCGTCCATCTCGCGCACAAACGGGGAGTGTTTCACGAATCGCTCTCGCCGGAGAACGTGGTGGTAACGGATTCGGGCGTGGTGGTCACTGACTGGCGGTTTACCGGGACCGGGGATGGAAGGGAACGGAGCGTCCCCGCGGACGTTCGTCGCCTCGGGGGACTCGTCCGGTCGCTCCTCTCCGACGAGCCGTCCGAACCGCTTCGGGACGTGCTGGAACGGGCCGCCGCGTCCGACCCGGACGAACGCTACGAATCCGCGCTGGCATTCGCCGACATGCTCCGCTGGGCGGCCCGCAACCGCTAG
- a CDS encoding twin-arginine translocase subunit TatC — protein sequence MGALGYDRLGGVAGIALRRVRSELRLAFVVFVGGFLATFYALRYWIWPALARRLLESKAIVVAVTPFDVVLLQAKIGLITGLLMAAVFLLYRTRRTERGGDLSMPGTRRTRLLVTGLVVVLFGGGVAYAYLVFLPLLFDFLVDNAIRSGFQPTYSIVEWTQFVLLLTIVLGFTAELPLLMGGLVYADIVPYDLFRDRWRYAVFGIVVISSMVNGSPDPFSMSLVAIPMTTLYFVGLGCARLVDRGSGGSRTGIGVDRPGEIDLSSLDASGIRSAPPETFDSLAEHEALELADTALDSGDHERAAAILDRFDAANDNGDDEAEERTSESEADDGNGLTTAVEGTTARMASVFTEEEKTEDDIGGYYYDLRFVLGSLRSKSFRLAGVFMSVVALTFTFLYGGGIGAIKRDFLTKLPEGVNPEALNIVLLHPVEALAFEMKVSLIAGAVAVMPLVLYYAWPAVETRLDAHADRNVFLVWGGALAVGLFGGSFVGYRYVAPEVMSYLVADARAADMIIAYRTGAFFWLVFALTVGVGLLAEIPVTMLLFHHGDVVSYRTMRRRWREVSIGVLVVAAVLPGGLLLMLFVGTAVMVAYWFGLAVLWVDSLGERLRRVAT from the coding sequence GTGGGGGCACTTGGATACGACAGATTGGGAGGAGTGGCGGGTATCGCGCTTCGGAGGGTACGCTCCGAGCTACGGCTGGCGTTCGTCGTCTTCGTGGGGGGATTTCTGGCGACGTTCTACGCGCTTCGCTATTGGATATGGCCCGCGTTGGCGCGGCGGCTGCTGGAGTCGAAGGCTATCGTCGTCGCGGTGACGCCGTTCGATGTCGTCCTGCTACAGGCGAAGATAGGACTCATCACTGGCCTGCTGATGGCCGCGGTCTTTCTCCTCTATCGAACACGGCGGACGGAGCGAGGTGGGGACCTCTCGATGCCGGGAACGAGACGGACGCGACTGCTGGTCACGGGTCTGGTGGTCGTCCTGTTCGGCGGCGGCGTGGCCTACGCGTACCTCGTCTTCCTCCCGTTGCTGTTCGATTTCCTCGTCGACAACGCGATTCGGTCCGGATTTCAACCGACCTACTCCATCGTGGAGTGGACGCAGTTCGTGCTCCTGCTGACCATCGTGTTGGGGTTCACCGCCGAACTGCCGTTGCTCATGGGCGGATTGGTGTACGCCGACATCGTTCCCTACGACCTGTTCCGTGACCGATGGCGCTACGCCGTCTTCGGCATCGTCGTTATCAGTTCGATGGTGAACGGTTCGCCGGACCCGTTTTCCATGTCGCTCGTGGCGATACCGATGACGACGCTCTACTTCGTGGGACTCGGCTGTGCGCGACTCGTGGACCGCGGGAGCGGCGGGAGTCGAACCGGCATCGGGGTAGACCGTCCGGGTGAAATCGACCTTTCGTCCCTCGACGCGTCCGGGATTCGCTCCGCGCCGCCCGAAACGTTCGATTCGCTCGCGGAACACGAGGCGCTCGAACTGGCGGATACGGCGCTCGATTCGGGCGACCACGAGCGAGCGGCGGCCATCCTCGACCGCTTTGACGCCGCGAACGACAACGGGGACGACGAAGCGGAGGAACGAACCTCCGAAAGCGAAGCCGACGACGGGAACGGCCTGACGACTGCGGTGGAGGGAACCACGGCCCGGATGGCGTCGGTGTTCACGGAAGAGGAGAAAACCGAGGACGACATCGGCGGCTACTACTACGACCTGCGGTTCGTCCTCGGAAGCCTTCGGAGCAAATCGTTCCGCCTCGCGGGGGTGTTCATGTCCGTCGTCGCGCTGACGTTCACGTTCCTCTACGGGGGCGGCATCGGCGCGATAAAGCGGGATTTCCTGACGAAGCTTCCCGAAGGCGTGAATCCCGAGGCGTTGAACATCGTCCTCCTGCATCCGGTCGAAGCCCTCGCGTTCGAGATGAAGGTGAGCCTCATCGCGGGTGCGGTGGCGGTGATGCCGCTGGTGCTGTACTACGCGTGGCCCGCCGTCGAAACTCGACTGGACGCGCATGCCGACCGAAACGTGTTCCTCGTTTGGGGCGGCGCGCTGGCGGTGGGGCTGTTCGGCGGGAGTTTCGTCGGCTACCGCTACGTCGCGCCGGAAGTGATGTCCTATCTCGTAGCCGACGCCCGCGCCGCGGACATGATAATCGCCTACCGCACGGGGGCGTTCTTCTGGTTGGTGTTCGCGCTGACCGTCGGGGTCGGACTGCTGGCCGAAATCCCGGTGACGATGCTGTTGTTCCATCACGGCGACGTCGTTTCCTACCGGACGATGCGGCGGCGCTGGCGTGAGGTTTCCATCGGCGTGCTGGTCGTCGCGGCGGTGCTTCCGGGTGGGCTGTTGTTGATGCTGTTCGTCGGAACCGCGGTGATGGTCGCCTACTGGTTCGGGTTGGCCGTGCTCTGGGTCGATTCGCTCGGCGAGCGGTTGCGTCGCGTGGCGACGTAG
- the argS gene encoding arginine--tRNA ligase: MFLTFREEVEDALLAALSALDLPTDDLGIETPPEGVDAVLASSAAFRLAGEVGAPPPKIAADIADEIDADGYDHLAAAVGQGPYVNFLPSDTYYDETVETAQDEEYGRLEPTGENVVVEHTSANPTGPVHVGRARNPITGDAIARILDFAGNDVDRHYYVNDAGRQIAVFTWAYETFDEEDLPKPERERADYDLVRYYRKGNAYLEEADPEDADEAETKIAAILQGLEENDEETYERVSEVVDTVLSGMRVTLDRLPAEFDEFVKETQFMFDGSTDDVVSRLKEDEHAVYEEDAWQLDLSEFGFEKNLVFLRSDGTSLYTTRDLAHHEWKLDNYDRAVTVIGEDHKLQADQLAQALEILGNDTDKLTSFHYSWVNLPEGGMSTREGTGIDMDDLLDEAEKRAREEVESRMDDRIRDDDLTEADVDRIARQVGIGAVRYDIISKQPTKTITFEWERALDFEAQSAPYVQYVHARCCGILAEGDGEIPTDIDPSLLDSESERDLIEVIARFPNVIEEAADDLEPHAVATYTREFAETFNAFYRECPVLTAEDEEVRDARLALVAAAKHTIANALGVIGIEAPESM, translated from the coding sequence ATGTTCCTGACGTTCAGGGAAGAAGTCGAGGACGCCCTTCTCGCGGCGCTTTCCGCCCTCGACCTTCCGACCGACGACCTCGGAATCGAGACGCCCCCGGAAGGCGTGGACGCCGTACTCGCTTCCAGCGCGGCGTTCCGACTCGCGGGGGAAGTCGGCGCACCGCCACCGAAAATCGCGGCCGACATCGCGGACGAAATCGACGCCGACGGCTACGACCACCTCGCGGCCGCGGTGGGACAGGGGCCGTACGTCAACTTCCTCCCCAGCGACACCTACTACGACGAGACTGTCGAGACGGCACAGGACGAGGAGTACGGCCGCCTCGAACCCACCGGCGAGAACGTCGTGGTCGAGCACACGAGCGCGAATCCGACCGGCCCGGTGCACGTCGGCCGCGCTCGCAACCCGATTACCGGCGACGCCATCGCGCGCATTCTGGACTTCGCGGGCAACGACGTGGACCGTCACTACTACGTCAACGACGCGGGTCGCCAAATCGCGGTGTTCACCTGGGCCTACGAGACGTTCGACGAGGAGGACCTACCGAAACCCGAGCGCGAACGCGCCGACTACGACCTCGTGCGCTACTACCGCAAGGGGAACGCCTACCTCGAAGAGGCCGACCCGGAGGACGCGGACGAGGCCGAGACGAAAATCGCGGCAATCCTGCAAGGCCTCGAAGAGAACGACGAGGAGACCTACGAGCGCGTCAGCGAAGTCGTCGATACCGTCCTCTCCGGCATGCGCGTCACGTTGGACCGCCTCCCGGCCGAGTTCGACGAGTTCGTCAAAGAGACGCAGTTCATGTTCGACGGCAGCACCGACGACGTGGTGTCGCGCCTCAAGGAGGACGAACACGCCGTCTACGAGGAGGACGCGTGGCAACTCGACCTCTCGGAGTTCGGCTTCGAGAAGAACCTCGTCTTCCTCCGTTCGGACGGGACGAGCCTCTATACGACCCGCGACTTGGCCCACCACGAGTGGAAACTCGACAACTACGACCGCGCCGTGACGGTCATCGGCGAGGACCACAAGCTACAGGCCGACCAACTCGCTCAAGCCCTCGAAATCCTCGGGAACGACACGGACAAACTGACCTCGTTCCACTACTCGTGGGTCAACCTCCCCGAAGGTGGCATGAGCACGCGTGAAGGGACGGGCATCGACATGGACGACCTGCTCGACGAGGCCGAGAAACGCGCCCGCGAGGAAGTCGAGAGTCGGATGGACGACCGCATCCGCGACGACGACCTCACCGAGGCGGACGTAGACCGCATCGCCCGGCAGGTCGGCATCGGCGCGGTCCGCTACGACATCATCTCGAAACAGCCGACGAAGACCATCACGTTCGAGTGGGAGCGCGCGCTGGATTTCGAGGCCCAGAGCGCTCCCTACGTCCAGTACGTCCACGCGCGCTGTTGTGGAATTCTCGCGGAAGGGGATGGGGAGATTCCGACCGATATCGACCCGTCCCTCCTCGATTCCGAATCCGAGCGCGACCTCATCGAGGTCATCGCTCGCTTCCCGAACGTCATCGAGGAGGCCGCGGACGACCTCGAACCGCACGCGGTCGCCACCTACACCCGCGAGTTCGCGGAGACGTTCAATGCGTTCTACCGCGAGTGTCCCGTCCTGACCGCCGAGGACGAGGAGGTCCGCGACGCCCGGCTCGCGTTGGTCGCCGCCGCGAAGCACACCATCGCGAACGCGTTGGGCGTCATCGGCATCGAAGCGCCGGAGTCGATGTAG